The Methanolacinia petrolearia DSM 11571 genome has a segment encoding these proteins:
- the hmd gene encoding 5,10-methenyltetrahydromethanopterin hydrogenase — translation MTIKKVAILGAGCYRTHAATGITNFARACEVAEKVGKPEIAMTHSTIAMAAELKYLAGIDDIVISDPSFAGEFTVVKDFDYNEVIKAHKDNPETIMPKIREKVNELAKTVPKPPKGAIHFVHPEDLGLKVTTDDREAVRDADLIITWLPKGDMQKGIIEKFAGDIKEGAIITHACTIPTTLFYKIFEELGIADKVEVTSYHPGSVPENKGQVYIAEGYASEEAINTIYELGKKARGHAFKLPAELIGPVCDMCAALTAITYAGLLVYRDAVMNILGAPAGFSQMMATESLEQITAYMKKVGIKNLEENLDPGVFLGTADSMNFGPIAEILPTVLKSLEKRAK, via the coding sequence ATGACCATTAAAAAAGTTGCAATCTTGGGAGCAGGATGTTACAGAACACATGCTGCAACAGGAATCACCAACTTTGCAAGAGCATGCGAAGTTGCGGAAAAAGTTGGCAAACCGGAGATAGCGATGACGCACTCCACAATTGCCATGGCTGCAGAGTTGAAATACCTGGCTGGAATAGACGATATCGTCATCTCGGATCCGTCATTTGCCGGTGAATTCACTGTTGTGAAGGACTTCGATTACAATGAAGTCATCAAAGCCCACAAAGACAATCCCGAAACGATTATGCCGAAGATCAGGGAGAAGGTTAACGAACTCGCCAAGACAGTTCCAAAACCCCCGAAGGGCGCCATACACTTTGTTCATCCCGAAGACCTAGGCCTGAAGGTAACGACTGACGACAGGGAAGCAGTACGTGATGCAGACCTGATAATCACCTGGCTGCCAAAAGGCGACATGCAGAAAGGCATTATAGAAAAATTCGCAGGAGATATCAAAGAGGGAGCAATAATCACCCACGCCTGTACGATTCCGACAACCCTTTTCTATAAGATATTCGAGGAACTCGGTATCGCAGATAAGGTGGAAGTTACATCCTATCACCCCGGCTCAGTTCCTGAGAACAAGGGCCAGGTCTACATCGCGGAAGGATATGCCTCAGAAGAAGCTATCAATACAATATACGAACTTGGAAAGAAAGCCCGCGGACATGCCTTCAAACTTCCTGCAGAACTTATCGGGCCGGTATGCGACATGTGTGCAGCACTTACCGCTATAACCTACGCCGGACTGCTTGTATACCGTGATGCCGTTATGAATATTCTCGGTGCACCTGCCGGATTCAGCCAGATGATGGCGACGGAATCACTGGAACAGATCACCGCCTATATGAAGAAGGTAGGCATAAAGAACCTTGAAGAGAACCTTGACCCGGGTGTATTCCTTGGAACTGCAGACTCAATGAACTTCGGACCTATCGCCGAGATCCTTCCCACAGTTCTTAAATCACTTGAGAAAAGGGCAAAATAA
- a CDS encoding 30S ribosomal protein S15, with amino-acid sequence MARMHARRRGKSGSVRPLRTEAPEWSNKDPSEIEKTIIDLRKEGMSSAGIGLVMRDKYGVPSVKLATGKKIEQVLAENGLAPEIPEDLRNLIVKALGMRKHLDENKKDIHNKRQLLLTEAKVRRLGKYYAKSGKMPKDWTYKPDTAEFLLSR; translated from the coding sequence ATGGCAAGAATGCATGCCCGTCGGCGCGGAAAATCCGGTTCGGTTCGTCCGCTCCGCACAGAGGCACCAGAATGGTCAAACAAGGACCCCTCAGAGATCGAAAAAACCATCATAGATCTTAGAAAGGAAGGAATGTCAAGTGCAGGCATTGGGCTCGTAATGCGTGACAAATACGGAGTTCCGAGCGTAAAACTTGCAACAGGCAAGAAGATCGAACAGGTCCTCGCAGAGAACGGACTTGCGCCCGAGATCCCTGAAGACCTCAGGAACCTTATAGTTAAGGCTCTCGGAATGCGCAAACATCTCGATGAGAACAAGAAGGATATCCACAACAAGAGACAGCTCCTTCTCACCGAAGCAAAGGTTCGCAGACTCGGGAAGTACTACGCAAAATCCGGCAAGATGCCAAAAGACTGGACATACAAGCCGGATACAGCAGAGTTCCTGTTATCAAGATAA
- a CDS encoding single-stranded-DNA-specific exonuclease RecJ gives MSIETSAGLVAEKLEKSDYVRVFGHHDADGIAAASIICHALYRQGKKFHLSIKSGIKPEDIRSHEITVLCDLGSSMEDLPEDTVVIDHHIPCFNGEYHINPRLFGIDGELDLAASAVAYMVADHMGDNRDLCSLALLGMIGDHQEIAGKNAGIVNEGIANQFITPGRGIPLAGDDITEKIYTATDPYLPGISGNPEKAQKMVEKFFDDSENGYEQLLSAIVLETASANNERAMCSLWGDTWELQRAVIHDAHTLASVTESCGLSGRGGLAAMLCMRNDETVDEAKEIALKHRLETIEAIASAKRYNEAGPAIFKIENPSVSSSVADVLARDGLLDVPVLTIAKINGNYSVSARCPAKINIDLSTVMKEAAESAGGTGGGHRSRAGAKIGEDQLMPFIKNIEEALA, from the coding sequence ATGTCCATTGAAACATCGGCAGGCCTTGTTGCTGAGAAACTTGAAAAATCCGACTATGTAAGGGTGTTCGGGCACCACGATGCAGACGGCATAGCCGCAGCTTCGATAATATGCCACGCACTCTACAGGCAGGGAAAGAAGTTTCACCTCAGCATAAAATCAGGGATAAAACCGGAAGATATCAGGAGCCACGAGATTACTGTTCTCTGCGACCTAGGATCATCCATGGAAGACCTGCCCGAAGACACGGTGGTAATAGATCATCACATTCCGTGTTTCAATGGAGAGTACCATATCAACCCGCGTCTTTTCGGAATAGACGGAGAACTGGATCTCGCCGCATCAGCGGTCGCCTACATGGTCGCAGATCATATGGGAGACAACCGCGACCTGTGCAGTCTCGCACTGCTCGGGATGATCGGAGACCACCAGGAGATCGCCGGCAAAAACGCAGGGATCGTGAACGAAGGAATTGCAAACCAGTTCATAACCCCGGGACGGGGAATCCCTCTTGCAGGGGACGACATAACCGAAAAGATATACACGGCAACAGACCCTTACCTGCCCGGAATCAGCGGCAACCCTGAAAAAGCTCAAAAGATGGTCGAAAAATTCTTCGACGACAGCGAAAACGGATACGAACAACTCCTGTCGGCAATTGTCCTCGAGACAGCCTCCGCAAACAACGAGAGAGCGATGTGCTCCCTGTGGGGAGATACATGGGAACTCCAGCGGGCGGTAATCCACGATGCCCACACGCTTGCATCGGTAACAGAATCATGCGGACTCTCCGGAAGAGGAGGTCTTGCAGCGATGCTATGCATGAGAAACGATGAAACCGTGGATGAGGCAAAGGAGATTGCATTAAAGCACAGGCTCGAAACGATCGAGGCGATTGCATCTGCAAAAAGATACAACGAAGCAGGTCCGGCGATCTTTAAGATCGAGAATCCGTCCGTATCAAGCAGTGTGGCAGATGTTCTTGCAAGAGACGGACTGCTTGACGTACCCGTGCTCACAATAGCAAAGATCAATGGAAACTATTCCGTATCGGCCCGCTGTCCTGCCAAAATCAACATTGACTTATCGACAGTCATGAAGGAGGCAGCTGAGTCTGCAGGAGGCACCGGAGGCGGCCATAGATCGCGTGCAGGAGCAAAGAT